In Bacillus sp. NP247, one DNA window encodes the following:
- a CDS encoding serine hydrolase: MKKTIVCAVIVGIFVLLISGNFLVKKVWSSNNDDAQYIASFIEEHKDEKNSALLVKRNDKVVYSVNPNVVLPVASTMKLIVALEYTKQVTEGKIDPSSFVSINDVNRYYVPNTDGGAQDRWQNYLQKTGKLTEGAVSLEEVAKGMVKFSSNANTEYLMEVLGLDNINRNLQSLALPAHQPLFPIVSSLYIPGYLHKELHVPKYKIEKKLKEMSQEQYREYAMIIHERLKKKGPLLQKEIPLYLEERYDKIWSDRLPAASANDYMVLLQKANHKGGLTEAEEKVWANIVETDMTAKKYRKTFRHAGQKNGYTQWTVTKAVYAMDKHGNCTEIVFLANNLNEDDSAEIRKHLANLHFQVLQSDKYDATFIK; this comes from the coding sequence TTGAAAAAAACTATAGTATGCGCAGTGATTGTGGGTATTTTTGTTTTACTAATATCGGGTAACTTTTTAGTGAAAAAAGTGTGGAGTTCAAATAATGATGATGCGCAGTATATAGCATCTTTTATTGAAGAACATAAAGATGAAAAAAATAGTGCGCTTCTAGTAAAAAGAAATGATAAAGTTGTGTATTCTGTAAATCCAAATGTTGTTTTGCCAGTTGCTAGTACGATGAAGTTAATTGTGGCGCTTGAATATACGAAACAAGTTACAGAGGGGAAAATTGATCCGTCTAGTTTCGTTTCAATTAATGATGTGAATCGTTATTATGTACCGAATACAGATGGTGGTGCACAAGATAGATGGCAAAATTATTTACAGAAAACCGGGAAGTTAACTGAAGGAGCAGTTTCTTTAGAAGAAGTTGCAAAAGGGATGGTTAAGTTCAGTTCAAATGCAAATACTGAATATTTAATGGAAGTATTAGGGCTAGATAACATTAATCGAAATTTACAAAGCTTAGCACTACCTGCACACCAACCACTATTTCCGATTGTTTCATCTTTATATATTCCAGGATATTTGCATAAAGAATTACATGTTCCAAAATATAAAATAGAGAAAAAGTTAAAAGAAATGTCTCAAGAGCAATATCGTGAATATGCTATGATTATTCATGAACGCTTGAAAAAGAAGGGGCCATTATTACAGAAGGAAATTCCTCTTTATTTAGAGGAACGATACGATAAAATTTGGTCGGATAGATTGCCTGCTGCTTCCGCAAACGATTATATGGTACTGCTTCAAAAGGCAAATCATAAAGGTGGCCTTACAGAAGCTGAAGAAAAAGTGTGGGCGAATATCGTTGAAACAGATATGACTGCAAAGAAATATCGTAAAACATTCAGACATGCTGGACAAAAGAATGGCTATACACAATGGACGGTAACTAAAGCAGTTTATGCAATGGATAAACACGGAAACTGTACGGAAATTGTTTTCTTAGCAAATAATTTAAATGAAGATGACAGTGCTGAAATACGTAAACACTTAGCAAATTTACACTTCCAAGTATTGCAAAGTGATAAGTATGATGCGACTTTTATTAAATAA
- a CDS encoding nucleoside hydrolase — protein MKKILFLGDPGIDDSLAIMYGLLHPDIDIVGVVTGYGNVTQEKATSNAAYLLQLAGREDIPVINGAKIPFSGDFVTYYPEIHGADGLGPIKPPKAFSPNIKPFCAFFDILEKYKGELIIVDAGRSTTLATAFILEKPMMKYVKEYYIMGGAFLMPGNVTPVAEANFHGDPIASHLVMQNAKNVTLVPLNVTSEALITPEMVKYITKHSKTSFNKLIEPIFTYYYKAYKKLNPKITGSPVHDVVTMMVAANPSLLDYVYRRVDVDTLGIAKGESIADFRPQPDSKALKNWVRIGWSLHYKKFLEDFVKIMT, from the coding sequence ATGAAAAAAATATTATTTTTAGGAGACCCAGGAATTGATGACTCTTTAGCAATAATGTATGGATTGTTGCATCCTGATATTGATATCGTTGGAGTCGTAACTGGATATGGGAATGTAACGCAGGAAAAGGCGACAAGTAACGCAGCGTATTTGCTGCAACTGGCAGGACGGGAAGATATACCTGTTATTAATGGGGCCAAAATACCTTTTTCTGGGGATTTTGTGACGTATTATCCAGAGATTCACGGCGCAGATGGCTTAGGACCTATTAAACCCCCAAAAGCTTTTTCACCAAATATAAAACCCTTTTGTGCATTTTTCGATATTCTTGAAAAGTATAAAGGAGAATTAATTATTGTTGATGCTGGCAGGTCAACAACATTGGCAACAGCTTTTATTTTAGAAAAACCGATGATGAAGTATGTGAAAGAATATTATATAATGGGCGGTGCATTTTTAATGCCAGGCAATGTTACACCAGTCGCAGAGGCGAATTTTCATGGTGATCCTATTGCGTCACATTTAGTTATGCAAAATGCTAAAAATGTGACATTAGTGCCGCTTAACGTTACATCTGAAGCTCTTATTACGCCAGAGATGGTAAAATATATTACGAAACATTCTAAAACGAGTTTTAATAAATTAATTGAACCAATTTTCACGTATTATTATAAAGCTTATAAAAAGTTAAATCCGAAAATAACAGGAAGTCCAGTACATGACGTTGTAACAATGATGGTCGCGGCGAATCCATCTCTTTTAGATTACGTGTATCGTCGTGTGGATGTAGATACGCTTGGAATTGCAAAAGGAGAAAGTATTGCTGATTTTCGTCCTCAGCCTGATTCGAAGGCATTGAAAAATTGGGTGAGAATCGGTTGGTCATTACATTATAAAAAATTTCTTGAGGATTTTGTGAAAATTATGACGTAG
- the panF gene encoding sodium/pantothenate symporter, which yields MNWYVIIPMIISFIVVFLIGVYASRRVQATANNKFLQEYFLGGRELGGLLLAMTMIATYGSASSFIGGPGIAYNMGLGWVLLSAIQVVTGYIVLTVIGKKFAIIARKMEAITLIDYLKGRYNNKAVVILSALCIIIFLFSATVAQWVGGGRLIESLTGLSYTTALFLFTFSVLVYVLIGGFRAVALSDTLLGIIMLVGTTIILVATVIAGGGIEKIMHELVQINPNLITPFGADGSLTKSYVTSFWILIGIGVVGLPQISVRAMSYKNSKAMHQALIIGTVVVGTIMIGMHLTGVFARVVLPGITVPDKVMPLLAMEVLPPWLAGVFLAAPMAAIMSTVNSLLLLVSSSIIKDIYVNYINKDAADSTIKKGSLWITGIVGLFVYAAAIKPPDFLIWLNLFSFGGLEAAFIWPIVLGLYWKKGNAAGALASILVGVGSYMFIHLCYPNPFGIHTVVFPICFAFISYIIGSMATMKKVA from the coding sequence ATGAATTGGTATGTAATCATTCCAATGATAATTTCGTTTATCGTTGTGTTTTTAATTGGTGTATATGCATCAAGGCGTGTACAAGCAACTGCTAATAATAAATTTTTACAAGAATATTTTCTTGGTGGACGTGAGCTTGGTGGCTTATTATTAGCTATGACTATGATAGCTACGTACGGTAGTGCAAGTAGCTTTATTGGTGGACCTGGTATTGCATACAATATGGGTCTTGGATGGGTACTATTATCAGCGATTCAAGTTGTAACGGGATATATCGTTTTAACGGTTATCGGTAAAAAATTTGCGATTATCGCAAGGAAGATGGAAGCGATTACGCTTATTGATTATTTAAAGGGAAGGTACAATAATAAAGCAGTTGTTATACTTTCTGCGTTATGTATAATTATCTTTTTATTTTCGGCAACAGTAGCCCAGTGGGTCGGCGGTGGACGATTAATTGAGTCGTTAACGGGTCTATCTTATACAACAGCACTATTTTTATTTACTTTTTCTGTACTTGTGTATGTGTTAATTGGTGGATTTCGTGCAGTCGCTTTATCAGATACGTTATTAGGCATCATTATGCTAGTTGGAACGACAATCATTTTAGTTGCAACTGTCATTGCTGGTGGTGGGATTGAAAAGATTATGCATGAACTCGTTCAAATTAATCCGAATTTAATAACACCATTCGGAGCAGATGGCAGTTTAACGAAATCATATGTTACATCATTTTGGATTTTAATTGGAATTGGTGTTGTTGGTTTACCGCAAATTAGCGTACGTGCAATGTCATATAAAAATTCAAAAGCTATGCACCAAGCTCTAATTATTGGAACGGTTGTCGTTGGTACAATTATGATTGGTATGCATTTAACGGGCGTATTTGCACGAGTAGTACTTCCAGGTATAACGGTACCAGATAAAGTAATGCCGCTACTCGCGATGGAAGTGTTGCCACCTTGGCTAGCTGGAGTTTTCTTAGCTGCACCAATGGCAGCAATCATGTCCACTGTAAACTCATTACTATTACTTGTAAGCTCGTCAATTATTAAGGACATATATGTGAATTACATAAATAAAGATGCAGCGGATAGTACGATAAAGAAAGGTAGTCTATGGATTACTGGTATCGTAGGATTATTCGTATATGCTGCCGCTATTAAGCCACCAGACTTTTTAATTTGGTTAAATTTATTTTCTTTCGGTGGTTTAGAAGCAGCGTTCATTTGGCCGATTGTGTTAGGTTTATATTGGAAAAAAGGAAATGCAGCTGGAGCTCTCGCATCTATTTTAGTTGGAGTAGGTTCCTATATGTTTATTCACCTTTGCTACCCTAATCCATTCGGTATACATACAGTTGTTTTCCCGATTTGCTTTGCATTTATTTCTTATATAATTGGTAGTATGGCTACGATGAAAAAAGTAGCATAA
- a CDS encoding YhdT family protein, giving the protein MKDYHDDPRFRVAHREALIGLGLAIINFIIWYGFAYGLGSKDPSEYTYVLGFPAWFFYSCIVGFIVMVILLSLVVRFVFKDISLDEEEKSEE; this is encoded by the coding sequence ATGAAGGATTATCATGATGATCCACGCTTTCGAGTTGCCCATAGAGAAGCACTAATTGGTCTTGGACTTGCTATTATTAATTTTATAATATGGTACGGATTTGCTTATGGGCTTGGAAGTAAGGATCCGAGTGAATATACATATGTGTTAGGATTTCCAGCATGGTTTTTTTATAGCTGTATCGTTGGATTTATCGTAATGGTTATTTTGCTTAGTTTAGTTGTTCGTTTTGTATTTAAAGATATTTCACTCGATGAGGAAGAAAAAAGTGAGGAATAA